A stretch of the uncultured Trichococcus sp. genome encodes the following:
- a CDS encoding amino acid ABC transporter substrate-binding protein, whose product MLDKLKKAALVGTGLLVLAGCAGGTADDTSASSEVVPEETLVVGLDDTFAPMGFRDDNNEIIGFDVDLAKEVGERIGAEMVFQPIDWAMKETELDSGNIDMIWNGYAITPERAEKVLLSEPYILDAQSIIVLKDSDIQTKADLEGKLVSTQQSSSSVDKIMEDESGIFEKLGGDLVLYPSNNNAFSDLESGRVDAIVVGEVYGRYYMKQSGKDIYRVLDDNFGEDEMAVAFKKDNTELQERVDAALVDMKEDGAFDEIYDKWFYSE is encoded by the coding sequence ATGTTGGATAAGCTAAAAAAAGCTGCCTTGGTCGGAACGGGTCTATTGGTATTGGCTGGATGCGCCGGAGGGACTGCCGATGACACTTCCGCCAGCTCGGAAGTTGTTCCTGAGGAAACGCTGGTCGTGGGTTTGGATGATACTTTTGCGCCGATGGGATTCCGTGATGACAACAATGAAATCATCGGATTCGATGTTGACCTGGCGAAGGAAGTCGGTGAACGGATCGGTGCCGAAATGGTTTTTCAGCCGATCGATTGGGCAATGAAGGAAACCGAATTGGATTCAGGGAACATCGATATGATCTGGAATGGCTATGCCATAACGCCGGAACGGGCCGAAAAAGTCCTCTTGAGCGAACCGTACATCTTGGATGCGCAATCCATCATCGTCTTGAAGGATAGCGACATCCAAACGAAAGCGGACCTGGAAGGAAAGTTGGTTTCGACGCAACAATCTTCCAGTTCAGTGGACAAGATCATGGAAGATGAGTCCGGGATATTTGAAAAATTGGGCGGGGATCTGGTGCTTTATCCTTCCAATAATAATGCTTTCAGCGACTTGGAGTCAGGCCGTGTGGATGCCATCGTCGTCGGTGAAGTCTACGGCCGTTACTACATGAAGCAGTCCGGGAAAGACATCTACCGTGTCCTGGACGATAACTTCGGGGAAGACGAAATGGCGGTTGCCTTCAAAAAGGACAACACAGAACTGCAGGAGCGTGTCGATGCAGCCTTGGTCGATATGAAGGAAGACGGGGCCTTTGATGAAATTTACGACAAATGGTTCTATAGTGAATAA
- a CDS encoding amino acid ABC transporter substrate-binding protein: MKKLALMLLASTSLLAACGGGAAEDSSAIVSEDSGIKETLVMGLDDTFAPMGFKDESGEIVGFDVELAKEVAERLDVEITFQPIDWAMKETELASGNIDMIWNGYTITEERKEKVLFSEPYLNNSQIIVTLADSDIETKADLAGKVVATQQGSAAFDAINADETGIAAEFDGGAPILYPTFNDVFNDLESGRSDAIVVDEVLGRYTMKLKGEEKFAVLDDNFGDEEYGIGVRKEDVALKEAIDAAMNDMREDGTYDEIYATWFAE, from the coding sequence ATGAAAAAATTAGCATTAATGTTGTTGGCATCTACAAGTTTATTGGCTGCATGCGGTGGAGGCGCTGCCGAGGATTCTTCTGCAATCGTGTCGGAAGATTCAGGGATCAAAGAAACATTGGTGATGGGGCTGGACGATACCTTTGCGCCGATGGGCTTCAAAGATGAGAGTGGCGAAATCGTCGGTTTCGATGTCGAGTTGGCGAAAGAGGTTGCAGAACGCTTGGATGTGGAAATCACTTTCCAGCCGATCGATTGGGCAATGAAGGAAACCGAATTGGCTTCAGGGAACATCGATATGATCTGGAATGGCTATACGATAACGGAAGAACGCAAAGAGAAAGTGTTGTTCTCAGAACCATATTTGAACAACAGCCAAATCATTGTCACGCTGGCGGACAGTGATATCGAAACAAAAGCCGATTTGGCCGGGAAAGTCGTCGCGACGCAACAAGGATCTGCAGCATTCGATGCCATCAATGCCGACGAAACGGGTATTGCTGCTGAGTTTGATGGGGGCGCGCCGATTTTGTACCCTACCTTCAACGATGTGTTCAATGACCTGGAAAGCGGCCGCAGTGATGCAATCGTCGTTGACGAAGTGTTGGGCCGTTATACGATGAAACTAAAAGGCGAGGAAAAGTTTGCTGTTCTTGACGATAATTTTGGCGACGAAGAATATGGTATAGGTGTCCGCAAGGAAGATGTCGCGCTGAAAGAAGCAATCGATGCAGCGATGAATGATATGCGTGAAGATGGAACCTACGATGAAATCTATGCTACTTGGTTCGCTGAATAA
- the mreD gene encoding rod shape-determining protein MreD, producing the protein MVQNRSLHHTYFIPLMLYLLLILDGFLINAFPGQFVSEEYILVPHLMLFGFVLFAYYFPKQPMQLYAVLFGLLFDSYYSGILGVYAVAFAVIVYFVKKMQKYLTENVFVLALLFISAIVMVDSFVFGFYSLMGITQLDFSAFASERLGPTIVLNIVLFILIYYPLFKLVGWMYD; encoded by the coding sequence ATGGTGCAGAACAGATCTTTACATCACACTTATTTCATCCCTCTGATGCTTTACTTGCTTTTGATCTTGGATGGATTTTTGATCAACGCCTTCCCGGGTCAGTTTGTCAGTGAAGAGTATATTCTCGTGCCGCACTTGATGCTGTTCGGGTTCGTGCTGTTTGCCTACTATTTCCCGAAGCAGCCGATGCAATTGTATGCGGTTCTGTTCGGTCTGTTGTTCGACAGCTATTATAGTGGCATTCTGGGTGTTTACGCAGTCGCTTTTGCGGTGATCGTGTACTTCGTGAAGAAAATGCAGAAATACCTGACGGAAAATGTTTTCGTGTTGGCGCTGTTGTTCATCAGCGCGATCGTTATGGTGGATTCGTTCGTTTTTGGCTTCTACAGTTTGATGGGCATCACACAGCTTGATTTCAGCGCATTTGCATCAGAGCGATTAGGACCGACCATTGTGCTGAATATTGTGTTGTTCATTCTAATTTATTATCCATTGTTCAAGCTGGTTGGCTGGATGTATGATTGA
- the mreC gene encoding rod shape-determining protein MreC, whose translation MNQFFNNKKLIILLISVITFISLIAYSLTNNREDTSVPQQVGNDVTGSIARIFSKPAEVVANFVDSVDNLMNTYEENQSLKSKIDTVYELQVQVYNLEQENARMQEELELKNTLSEYEQINASVVSRNPDSWLNQIVIDKGSNDGVEVDMSVMAGNGLIGRVSEVNSTSAKVLLLTTSNDTTNRVSAEIQTESGPVHGIVNGYDENTKRLSMSQIAPDAVINPGDSVATSGLGGVSPSSLLIGTVKEVSMDSYGLFKQVTIEPAGEVYNIRFVTVIKRLSGSGE comes from the coding sequence GTGAATCAGTTTTTTAACAATAAAAAATTGATTATTCTATTGATCAGTGTGATTACCTTTATCAGCTTGATAGCATACTCTCTAACCAACAACAGAGAAGATACATCGGTACCGCAACAAGTGGGGAACGATGTGACAGGCTCCATTGCGAGAATATTTTCTAAGCCAGCGGAAGTAGTGGCGAATTTTGTTGATTCAGTCGATAACCTGATGAATACGTATGAAGAAAACCAATCTTTAAAAAGTAAAATTGATACCGTTTATGAACTGCAAGTGCAAGTCTACAATCTGGAACAAGAAAATGCGCGGATGCAGGAAGAACTTGAATTGAAGAATACTTTATCGGAATATGAACAGATCAATGCCTCTGTGGTTTCCCGCAACCCGGATAGCTGGTTGAACCAGATCGTAATCGACAAAGGATCCAATGATGGGGTGGAGGTCGATATGTCGGTGATGGCCGGAAACGGTCTGATCGGCCGTGTATCCGAAGTGAATTCAACCAGTGCGAAAGTGCTCTTGCTGACTACTTCAAACGACACGACTAACCGCGTGTCAGCAGAGATCCAAACCGAATCCGGGCCTGTTCATGGAATCGTGAACGGCTATGATGAAAATACGAAGAGGCTCTCCATGTCCCAAATTGCTCCCGATGCGGTGATCAATCCCGGAGACAGCGTGGCGACATCCGGATTGGGCGGCGTTTCGCCGAGTTCCTTATTGATCGGTACCGTCAAAGAAGTATCCATGGACAGCTACGGTCTCTTCAAGCAAGTGACGATTGAGCCTGCCGGAGAGGTTTACAATATCCGGTTCGTGACCGTCATCAAAAGGCTGAGCGGGAGTGGTGAGTGA
- a CDS encoding rod shape-determining protein: MNFKGKNIGIDLGTANTIVFIAGKGIVIREPSVVAKNIHTGEILSVGEEAFQMLGRTPGTIVASRPMKEGVIADYDTTVAMMKYFIKKATGNTFIKPYVMVCVPSGVTEVEKRAVLDATRTAGAKEAFIIEEPFAAAVGAGLPVHAPTGNMVVDIGGGTTDVATISLGGIVTSRSSTAGGDRMDEAIIQFIRKKYGLLIGERTAEDIKIAIGCADIKKAASYGSMEIRGRDMVNGLPKTLEIHAEDIAVAIHDVVENIILSVREVLEETPPEISADVIDHGIVLTGGGALLKNIAEVISAEAEVPVFIANDPLDCVSIGTGETLKNINVYKRKNFRQ, translated from the coding sequence TTGAATTTTAAAGGTAAAAACATCGGTATTGATTTAGGTACGGCCAATACGATCGTCTTCATAGCCGGCAAGGGCATCGTGATCAGAGAACCTTCTGTCGTCGCCAAAAATATCCATACGGGAGAGATTCTGTCCGTTGGAGAAGAAGCTTTCCAGATGCTCGGCAGGACACCCGGTACCATCGTGGCATCGCGTCCGATGAAAGAAGGTGTCATTGCGGATTATGATACAACTGTCGCAATGATGAAATATTTCATCAAAAAAGCGACTGGGAATACATTCATCAAACCATATGTGATGGTCTGCGTACCGAGTGGTGTTACGGAAGTCGAGAAGCGGGCAGTTCTTGATGCTACCCGGACCGCCGGCGCCAAAGAAGCTTTCATCATCGAAGAGCCCTTTGCTGCCGCGGTGGGGGCGGGTCTTCCGGTGCACGCGCCTACGGGAAACATGGTAGTGGACATCGGTGGCGGGACGACGGATGTTGCGACGATTTCACTCGGAGGAATCGTTACGAGCCGCTCCAGTACAGCCGGTGGCGATCGGATGGATGAGGCGATCATTCAATTCATACGCAAAAAGTATGGCCTGTTGATCGGCGAACGGACTGCTGAAGACATCAAAATAGCGATCGGTTGTGCCGATATCAAAAAAGCAGCTTCCTACGGTTCCATGGAAATAAGGGGCCGTGATATGGTGAATGGCTTGCCCAAGACTCTGGAGATCCATGCCGAGGATATTGCGGTTGCGATTCATGATGTGGTCGAGAATATCATCCTTTCCGTGAGGGAAGTGCTGGAAGAGACGCCACCTGAAATATCGGCTGACGTCATCGATCATGGCATCGTTCTGACAGGCGGCGGCGCTCTTCTGAAGAATATCGCTGAAGTCATTTCGGCGGAAGCGGAAGTTCCGGTATTTATCGCCAATGATCCATTGGATTGCGTCTCCATCGGGACAGGCGAAACATTGAAGAACATTAACGTCTATAAGCGTAAAAATTTTAGACAGTAA
- the cspD gene encoding cold-shock protein CspD, with protein sequence MENGTVKWFNAEKGFGFIERESGDDVFVHFSAILGDGFKSLEEGQAVSFEIVEGNRGAQAANVEKI encoded by the coding sequence AACAGTAAAATGGTTTAACGCAGAAAAAGGCTTCGGATTTATCGAACGCGAAAGCGGAGATGATGTATTCGTACATTTCTCAGCTATCTTAGGCGACGGATTCAAGTCATTGGAAGAAGGACAAGCCGTTTCATTCGAAATCGTTGAGGGAAATCGTGGAGCGCAAGCTGCCAACGTTGAAAAAATCTAA